One window from the genome of Natronomonas pharaonis DSM 2160 encodes:
- a CDS encoding UvrD-helicase domain-containing protein produces the protein MTEPTPNDEQKELIESTEGLYLVDAGPGTGKTFAITRRYGNIIDQPDVEPEDVLLVTFTRSAAAEMKERIVEHSTYGLRELADAPIQTFHSHCHDILSEHGYATPRHLGLDGQITGSTRVVDNELIEGELFREFFSQFRSNHSEYTDFYRVLSNPGGLLDLIGELASKGIFPTADGWYRDGESHLDGDFGAFKQQFDAVNEPRNDGRKQSQLRDDLSRFGRNKTYLSDAPSKSELRGGRGTKQLDETVATNVFHEDRDRLKAFVHDVYFEYLQFALDRNYLNFGFLQLFAFVLLCENPRIREQARFEYVMVDEFQDTSEIQFKLALLLSGTNNFCVVGDWKQSIYAFQYADVQNILEFEDRLDTFSADLNSDSQRVSFETDDLTRIELEENYRSTETVIDLSEDAIVTPATSGEDVDTTLDDVVELSSNAAFDNTVIEGIQHEDEHEALLSKIQDIVGNDDYAVEDEDGEPRVPEYRDVAVFTRTRDYGRELLDIADEYDFPMAYDGGSELFRTDPAKLLLAWLRILESDADRGWAVVLERAGYTLDEIDHILETETYPTELATFRDELRGLESVGAVARRIFDRYGFHGDTADALLHTIQSVYDSTTLTRGEVIQFIERGIENGTSVDIHASASDNSVTVQTIHAAKGLEYPIVIMANMNSGSFPPRSGGSGIIQYQDPIGLRQRKVYSEERTYPHVYDNWRSDVLRRCLPREYDEERRLLYVAITRAEQHVLFAGGEDLNTFLEELPVEINEPDVSIDPVDHEKHVEAELPFAVAAPESPIGHSPHSLMDETVFEETGEQMELGPDEEPETRGMDFGARVHDFAEAYALGEDVTASNEHERRAAELIDGLSGRLYVEEPVTLPLEVDGYRVTISGIVDLVHETDDTIEIIDYKTDSTRRAQPEYRKQVSVYYHVLSEWFREKTITASLFYTSDGVRERIDPLSLDELHDVIRRHSTEI, from the coding sequence ATGACTGAACCGACGCCCAACGACGAACAGAAGGAACTCATCGAGAGCACGGAGGGACTCTACCTCGTCGACGCCGGCCCCGGGACTGGGAAGACCTTCGCGATCACCCGCCGTTACGGGAACATCATCGACCAGCCCGATGTCGAACCAGAGGACGTTCTACTCGTGACCTTTACCCGAAGCGCCGCTGCGGAGATGAAAGAGCGGATTGTCGAGCACAGTACGTACGGCCTCCGAGAGCTGGCCGACGCCCCGATTCAGACGTTCCATTCTCATTGCCACGATATCCTCTCCGAACATGGCTATGCGACCCCGAGACATCTCGGTCTCGACGGACAAATTACCGGATCGACTCGAGTCGTCGACAACGAACTTATCGAGGGCGAACTGTTCCGAGAGTTCTTCAGCCAGTTCCGAAGTAATCACTCCGAGTATACCGACTTCTACCGGGTCCTATCGAATCCCGGTGGGCTACTCGATTTAATCGGGGAACTCGCGTCGAAGGGAATCTTCCCAACTGCCGACGGCTGGTATCGGGACGGCGAATCGCACCTCGACGGCGACTTCGGGGCGTTCAAACAGCAGTTCGATGCGGTAAATGAGCCACGTAACGACGGACGGAAGCAATCACAACTGCGCGACGATCTGAGTCGCTTCGGGCGGAACAAGACCTATCTCTCCGATGCGCCCTCAAAGTCAGAGCTGCGTGGAGGTCGCGGGACGAAACAGTTGGACGAGACGGTCGCAACTAACGTGTTTCACGAGGATCGTGACCGGCTCAAGGCGTTTGTCCACGACGTATACTTCGAGTATCTGCAGTTCGCGCTGGATCGGAACTACCTCAATTTCGGCTTCCTCCAGTTGTTCGCGTTCGTCCTCCTCTGTGAGAACCCGCGGATTCGGGAACAGGCTCGCTTTGAGTACGTCATGGTCGACGAATTCCAGGACACGAGCGAGATCCAATTCAAGCTCGCGCTGCTGCTTTCGGGAACGAACAACTTCTGTGTCGTCGGTGACTGGAAACAGAGCATCTACGCCTTCCAGTACGCGGACGTTCAGAACATTCTCGAGTTCGAAGATCGCCTCGACACGTTCAGCGCAGACCTCAACAGCGACTCCCAGCGGGTATCCTTCGAGACGGATGATCTCACCCGAATCGAACTAGAGGAGAACTATCGATCGACGGAGACGGTTATCGATCTTTCCGAGGATGCGATCGTGACACCGGCTACAAGCGGCGAAGATGTCGACACGACGCTCGACGATGTTGTCGAACTCTCATCGAACGCTGCCTTCGACAATACCGTCATAGAGGGGATCCAACACGAGGACGAACATGAGGCGCTCCTCTCGAAAATTCAGGACATCGTTGGGAATGACGACTATGCCGTCGAAGACGAAGATGGTGAGCCGCGGGTACCGGAGTATCGGGACGTTGCAGTATTCACGCGGACGCGAGACTATGGCCGGGAATTGCTCGATATCGCCGACGAGTACGACTTCCCGATGGCCTACGATGGTGGCAGCGAACTCTTCCGGACTGATCCGGCCAAACTTCTGCTGGCGTGGCTTCGGATTCTCGAATCGGATGCCGACCGAGGCTGGGCAGTGGTGCTAGAGCGGGCAGGCTACACACTCGACGAGATCGACCACATCCTTGAGACAGAGACTTATCCAACGGAACTGGCCACGTTCCGGGACGAGCTTCGCGGTCTCGAATCGGTTGGCGCAGTCGCTCGTCGCATCTTTGATCGCTATGGCTTCCATGGCGATACGGCGGATGCGCTCCTCCACACGATCCAGTCAGTCTATGATTCGACGACGCTGACCCGTGGGGAAGTAATCCAGTTTATCGAGCGCGGGATCGAGAACGGAACCAGCGTCGATATCCATGCCAGCGCGAGCGATAACTCGGTGACAGTCCAGACGATTCACGCTGCCAAGGGGCTGGAGTATCCGATCGTTATTATGGCAAACATGAACAGCGGGAGCTTCCCACCTCGATCGGGTGGCTCCGGCATAATTCAGTATCAGGATCCAATCGGACTCCGGCAGCGGAAGGTCTACTCCGAGGAACGAACGTATCCCCACGTCTACGACAACTGGCGCTCAGATGTACTTCGACGATGCCTGCCACGAGAGTATGATGAGGAGCGACGGCTGCTGTACGTCGCAATCACGCGAGCCGAACAGCATGTCCTCTTCGCGGGCGGTGAAGACCTCAATACGTTCCTCGAGGAACTTCCAGTCGAGATTAACGAACCCGACGTGTCGATTGATCCCGTTGATCACGAGAAACACGTAGAAGCGGAACTCCCGTTTGCGGTGGCAGCGCCCGAGAGTCCGATCGGTCATAGCCCCCACTCGTTGATGGACGAAACCGTCTTCGAGGAGACGGGCGAACAGATGGAACTAGGCCCCGACGAAGAACCGGAGACACGAGGGATGGATTTCGGCGCTCGCGTCCACGACTTTGCGGAGGCGTACGCACTGGGTGAGGACGTGACGGCATCAAACGAACACGAACGACGTGCCGCAGAACTCATTGATGGGTTATCAGGACGATTGTACGTCGAAGAGCCAGTAACGCTCCCGTTGGAAGTCGATGGCTATCGAGTTACGATTTCTGGGATCGTCGATCTCGTGCACGAAACCGACGACACGATCGAAATCATCGATTACAAGACCGACAGTACACGACGGGCACAGCCGGAATATCGGAAGCAGGTTAGCGTGTACTATCACGTTCTCTCCGAGTGGTTT
- a CDS encoding PD-(D/E)XK nuclease family protein: MPIRRAKPAESLYEEVEDYDLVLVPDAPFASALNRRLDRPQFGHFAIPPRRLAAGRREQAEDRLAFLEVIEQTDHDWKAVAYAIGNVLQCWEHQGSLDAILKYDAYVDETTHEVVDIMRTLRTTSKQLTGYTIDDDQSVAVVGYDQLTNLERSILPDDFDRIDLFTDESFDYPEFHVFESATDIVTALLDTITAHNAEHVAVVLEGSSQYSSLVESALEAADIPFYGGPGFIDDPHHRAFVRLLRIAFRGSETTVGDVQPVLTQMGVDVPIDDHEKRLETVDTPGIEWLQEFCASIEERTFAEVLSTYTNQTGIELPLFDEELQNLGLADDSVTNDGVDRLAYYLQTYEVPVDRDNEGVLLADAKSSAYVDRPVVFHLGMSQDWTHSAPQRPWVDTEQQFGRYIGSFQRLLQSGNQQYYLVQDAAGGEPVTPCLYLGDLLDEEFERFSDLDSVEHSRRPRSNDGGFDREPIGVEPETIETISQSSLNSYVNSPRDYFFSRLVESPDQEHFVEGNLFHDFAEFYVNYPDIIATTDLEELVDVMLGEAEPFFSSADETLRRRTYRIGLEMIVEYLDEHGPESDDFLTPASGWGTNFFAEYFDEPVDSPLTERWFEDSSLGVKGKIDLVKAPDHLLDYKSGSKKRTSQIVKRAAVDPPADTPNFQAALYLTYYRTIHPDESLEFTFFHFLEPMDDVITGEANMEDALTTVSYYPFTFDEYVGSRDAYDVLLDGYNDCEETFEDLGYPAYSDIMDQLAFPKTTDKGELRASEFAEEFTTAVDVGTAEDVDAEKGADQAIRELNGVRKRTFFRDDLDAFESFVDERLEELNRRRAGEERFPVDGLAGEPNYRRINNRDLLLEGESDD, translated from the coding sequence GTGCCTATCCGCAGAGCGAAACCTGCAGAATCACTCTACGAAGAAGTCGAAGACTACGACCTCGTTCTCGTCCCCGACGCCCCGTTCGCGAGTGCTCTCAACCGCCGTCTCGACCGACCACAGTTCGGACACTTTGCCATCCCTCCGCGGCGTCTCGCCGCTGGCCGACGCGAACAGGCAGAGGACCGCCTCGCCTTCCTCGAAGTGATCGAGCAGACTGACCACGACTGGAAAGCAGTTGCCTACGCCATCGGGAACGTCCTCCAGTGCTGGGAACACCAGGGCAGTCTCGATGCAATCCTCAAGTACGACGCCTACGTCGACGAGACGACCCACGAGGTCGTCGATATCATGCGAACCCTTCGGACGACCTCGAAACAGCTCACCGGGTACACGATCGACGACGACCAGTCGGTTGCTGTCGTCGGGTACGACCAGCTGACCAACCTAGAGCGTAGCATTCTCCCCGACGATTTCGACCGTATCGATCTGTTCACAGACGAGTCGTTCGACTATCCGGAGTTTCACGTCTTCGAGTCGGCGACCGATATCGTCACCGCACTCCTGGATACGATCACGGCACACAACGCCGAACACGTCGCGGTCGTCCTCGAGGGGAGCAGTCAGTACTCCTCGCTCGTCGAGTCCGCTCTGGAAGCAGCCGACATTCCCTTCTACGGTGGACCGGGATTCATCGACGATCCACACCACCGTGCATTCGTCCGCCTCCTTCGGATCGCCTTCCGGGGCTCCGAAACAACCGTCGGCGACGTCCAGCCAGTACTCACCCAGATGGGCGTCGACGTCCCGATCGACGATCACGAAAAACGACTGGAGACGGTCGACACACCAGGAATCGAGTGGCTACAGGAATTTTGTGCGTCTATCGAGGAACGGACGTTCGCGGAGGTGCTCAGTACATATACGAATCAAACTGGGATCGAACTCCCCCTCTTCGATGAAGAGTTGCAGAACCTCGGGCTTGCTGACGACTCCGTGACCAACGATGGTGTCGATCGCCTTGCCTACTACCTGCAGACCTACGAGGTACCCGTCGACAGAGACAACGAGGGCGTCCTCCTGGCAGATGCGAAGTCCTCCGCATACGTTGATCGTCCCGTCGTCTTCCATCTCGGAATGAGCCAAGATTGGACGCACTCGGCTCCACAGCGTCCGTGGGTTGATACTGAACAGCAGTTCGGACGCTACATCGGGAGCTTCCAGCGACTGCTCCAGAGCGGCAACCAGCAGTACTATCTTGTCCAGGATGCTGCTGGTGGAGAACCGGTCACTCCATGTCTCTACCTCGGTGATCTCCTTGATGAGGAGTTCGAGCGATTCAGCGATCTGGATTCGGTCGAACACAGCAGACGACCTCGTTCGAACGATGGCGGCTTCGACCGCGAACCGATTGGCGTCGAACCGGAGACCATCGAGACGATCAGCCAGTCGAGTCTCAACAGCTACGTCAACAGTCCGCGGGATTACTTTTTCAGCCGGCTCGTTGAATCGCCAGATCAGGAACACTTCGTCGAAGGGAACCTCTTTCACGACTTCGCGGAGTTCTACGTGAACTATCCCGACATTATCGCGACGACGGACCTCGAAGAACTCGTTGACGTCATGCTTGGGGAAGCTGAGCCCTTCTTTTCGAGTGCAGATGAGACGTTGCGTCGGCGGACGTACCGCATCGGCCTGGAGATGATCGTGGAGTATCTCGATGAGCACGGTCCCGAGTCGGATGACTTCCTCACGCCGGCATCCGGGTGGGGAACGAACTTCTTTGCGGAGTACTTTGATGAACCGGTCGATTCGCCGCTCACTGAACGGTGGTTCGAAGACAGTTCACTCGGCGTGAAGGGAAAGATCGACCTCGTCAAAGCGCCGGATCACCTCCTCGATTACAAAAGCGGCAGCAAGAAGCGAACCTCGCAGATCGTCAAACGTGCTGCGGTCGATCCACCGGCAGATACGCCGAATTTCCAAGCGGCGCTGTATCTCACCTACTATCGAACGATCCATCCCGACGAGTCGCTTGAGTTTACCTTCTTCCACTTCCTCGAGCCGATGGACGACGTCATCACAGGCGAGGCAAACATGGAGGATGCCCTCACGACCGTCTCGTACTACCCGTTCACCTTCGATGAGTACGTCGGCTCCCGCGACGCCTACGACGTACTGCTCGACGGCTACAACGACTGTGAGGAAACCTTCGAGGACCTCGGCTATCCGGCCTATAGCGATATCATGGATCAGTTGGCCTTCCCAAAAACGACGGACAAAGGAGAGCTGCGGGCATCGGAATTCGCTGAGGAGTTTACAACCGCTGTCGACGTGGGGACAGCAGAAGACGTAGACGCCGAGAAGGGTGCCGATCAGGCGATTCGCGAACTTAACGGCGTTCGCAAGAGGACGTTCTTCCGAGACGACCTAGATGCGTTCGAATCTTTCGTCGATGAGCGTCTTGAGGAACTCAACCGTCGACGGGCCGGTGAAGAGCGGTTCCCCGTCGATGGACTGGCCGGCGAGCCGAACTACCGGCGGATAAACAATCGAGATCTCCTCCTAGAGGGTGAGAGCGATGACTGA
- a CDS encoding helicase-related protein, translated as MSLQRSRVIPTEYQLTPVVMALDMPRVRMLLADDVGLGKTIEAGLITSELMARNKADRILIITPANLREQWREAFNYFFHIDADIISRRHRKAMEKEIPPGTSPWEHFSKLIVSIDYAKQNSVRHEILDQDWDLVIIDEAHQAAKPHESGANETVDMQRWDFATEITDHAEHCLLLTATPHNGYTDSFASLIRMLDVDAVSGPRHDPTIHRDIAQRHVVQRRRDDVKQWFSDSDGQSPFPERDQDEVRVTPTEYEQETYDAVREYGELLMSSAQRSSSKSQTLARWSVIHFLKRALSSPEALRQSLKNRQDKLEDRLEDLDEEDTQTVIEETAGISESMAQANALDDDPGEEYSEEEVGERVERVVTGDKAAIERELDVLENVAEKAERVTKTRDAKLQRLLDETLPNRFQYPRVIIFTKYVDTLEYLEEQIKDSQSDETEVFTLHGSLNEAQRKERFKEFEDSTRGVLIATDVISEGMNLQHAANQIIHYELPWNPNRLEQRNGRIDRYGQKNDEVVIRTMVVEDQMDVAILEKLVQKANNIRQEYGFSPPYFGDDEGILELLKDEGIDAGVPQATLEEFGGGSAPAERESASVFDDQTLDRIKSESFYGHTEVGLQEVQKRQEETHQRIGGQGTLEQFVKSALDLFSCSYEMNVQGHLDIKITADRLQGPDIKREYEDVTFDPNEASQSSDTEMLDIAHPLVQRLIEAVKETALTDEDRYGRTAIRGTNEVSEPTAVYTALVRYVADTKPDPTIMEELVQVGLPIYGDEPLEQDIVEALEESEAKPVQRTSMEKEDDLKDALGHGAFEQTLQRRAEQRRDKIVEQRTEMRAELEKSGSGSWLSGIDDVEIASKDLLTVTVYYGSN; from the coding sequence GTGAGCCTCCAGCGATCACGAGTCATCCCAACTGAGTACCAGCTTACACCGGTCGTGATGGCACTCGATATGCCTCGTGTCCGGATGCTGCTGGCGGACGACGTGGGACTCGGGAAAACAATCGAGGCGGGTCTCATCACGAGCGAGCTTATGGCTCGCAACAAGGCTGATCGAATCCTCATCATCACTCCCGCGAATCTCCGAGAACAATGGCGTGAAGCGTTCAACTACTTCTTCCACATCGATGCTGACATCATCAGCCGTCGCCACCGGAAGGCGATGGAAAAGGAGATCCCACCGGGGACCAGTCCATGGGAGCACTTCTCGAAGCTGATCGTCAGCATCGACTATGCCAAGCAGAACAGCGTTCGGCACGAGATTCTGGATCAGGACTGGGATCTCGTGATTATCGACGAGGCACACCAAGCGGCGAAGCCTCACGAATCCGGGGCGAATGAAACGGTCGATATGCAGCGCTGGGACTTTGCGACCGAAATCACCGACCACGCCGAGCACTGTCTCCTCCTGACGGCGACGCCTCATAACGGTTACACGGATTCATTTGCCAGCTTGATCCGGATGCTTGATGTCGACGCTGTCTCCGGTCCTCGACACGATCCTACCATCCACCGTGACATCGCCCAGAGACACGTCGTACAACGACGACGAGACGATGTCAAACAATGGTTCTCCGATAGCGATGGGCAGAGTCCCTTCCCAGAACGTGATCAAGATGAGGTTCGGGTCACACCCACGGAGTACGAACAGGAAACGTACGACGCCGTCCGAGAGTACGGTGAACTGCTGATGTCCTCCGCTCAGCGTTCCAGTTCCAAGAGCCAGACGCTGGCCCGGTGGTCGGTCATCCATTTCCTCAAGCGAGCGCTGAGCAGTCCCGAAGCCCTCCGACAGTCCCTGAAGAACCGCCAAGACAAGCTCGAAGACCGGTTAGAGGACCTAGACGAGGAAGACACGCAAACCGTGATCGAGGAGACAGCCGGGATCTCTGAGTCGATGGCGCAGGCGAATGCACTCGACGACGATCCCGGCGAAGAGTACAGTGAAGAGGAAGTCGGGGAACGAGTCGAACGAGTCGTCACCGGCGATAAGGCGGCTATCGAACGAGAGCTGGACGTTCTCGAAAACGTCGCAGAGAAGGCAGAACGAGTCACGAAAACCCGAGACGCAAAGCTACAACGACTCCTCGATGAAACACTCCCCAACCGGTTCCAGTATCCCCGTGTCATCATCTTCACGAAATACGTGGACACGCTGGAATACCTCGAAGAGCAAATCAAGGACTCTCAGAGCGACGAGACTGAGGTCTTCACGCTCCACGGTTCTTTGAACGAAGCCCAGCGGAAGGAGCGATTCAAGGAGTTCGAGGACTCCACACGGGGCGTCCTCATCGCCACCGACGTCATCAGCGAGGGGATGAACCTCCAGCACGCCGCAAACCAGATCATCCACTACGAGCTGCCGTGGAACCCGAACCGGTTGGAACAGCGGAACGGTCGAATCGACCGGTACGGGCAGAAGAACGACGAAGTTGTCATCCGGACGATGGTCGTCGAGGATCAGATGGACGTCGCAATCCTCGAAAAGTTGGTCCAGAAAGCGAACAACATCAGGCAGGAGTATGGGTTTTCACCGCCGTACTTCGGCGACGACGAGGGAATCCTCGAACTCCTCAAAGACGAGGGGATCGACGCCGGCGTTCCACAGGCGACCCTCGAAGAGTTCGGAGGCGGTTCCGCACCAGCAGAGCGTGAGAGTGCGAGCGTCTTCGACGACCAGACGCTCGACCGGATCAAGTCCGAGTCCTTCTACGGACACACCGAAGTCGGACTGCAAGAGGTTCAGAAGCGACAAGAAGAGACGCACCAGCGGATCGGCGGTCAGGGAACCTTGGAACAGTTCGTGAAGAGTGCTCTGGACCTGTTCAGTTGCTCGTACGAGATGAACGTCCAAGGTCATCTCGACATCAAAATCACCGCTGATCGGCTTCAGGGGCCAGACATCAAGCGTGAGTACGAGGACGTGACGTTCGATCCGAACGAGGCGTCCCAGTCCTCGGATACGGAGATGCTCGACATCGCCCACCCGCTAGTACAGCGGCTCATTGAAGCCGTCAAGGAAACTGCGTTGACCGACGAGGATCGCTACGGGCGGACAGCCATACGGGGAACCAACGAAGTGAGCGAGCCAACAGCAGTGTATACAGCACTGGTTCGGTACGTGGCAGACACCAAGCCCGATCCAACGATTATGGAGGAGTTGGTACAGGTCGGGTTGCCGATCTACGGAGACGAACCGCTCGAACAGGACATCGTCGAGGCGCTGGAGGAAAGCGAAGCCAAACCAGTTCAGCGTACTTCGATGGAGAAGGAAGACGATCTCAAAGACGCTCTCGGACATGGGGCGTTCGAACAGACGCTACAACGGCGAGCAGAACAGCGGCGGGACAAGATCGTCGAACAGCGAACGGAGATGCGAGCGGAGCTTGAGAAGTCCGGAAGTGGAAGCTGGCTATCCGGCATTGACGACGTTGAGATTGCGAGTAAAGATCTGCTGACAGTCACCGTCTACTACGGGAGCAACTAA